A window from Pagrus major chromosome 4, Pma_NU_1.0 encodes these proteins:
- the irf8 gene encoding interferon regulatory factor 8: MSNTGGRRLKQWLMEQIQSGQYSGLQWEDESRTLFRIPWKHAGKQDYNQEIDASIFKAWAVFKGKFKEGDKAEPATWKTRLRCALNKSPDFEEVTERSQLDISEPYKVYRIVPEEEQKHGKSSVMAIAATTSSGDVTDMDYSPAELDELIKEEEGCSIQASPEYWSQGSVNAFPLHQDPLPSGTLSSAFSQMMISFYYGGKLMHNTVVNHSEGCRISPQQHLGRGALYSSDSMQSVHFPPAELIDYERQRHVTRKLMGHLERGVLVRANQEGIFIKRLCQSRVFWIGLGEVGSQYNPVPCKLERDAVVKIFDTGRFLHALQLYQEGQFTAPDPTVTLCFGEELHDLNNAKGKLIIVQISVVHCQQLLEAVNMRRSQPYCNNSTLEMSDNLASDQMARIYQDLCSYSGPQRQACYRDNMPITA; encoded by the exons ATGTCAAACACAGGAGGTCGCAGACTGAAGCAGTGGCTGATGGAGCAGATCCAGAGCGGCCAGTACTCTGGACTGCAGTGGGAGGATGAAAGCCGCACTTTGTTCCGAATTCCTTGGAAACACGCTGGGAAACAGGATTACAACCAGGAAATAGACGCATCTATTTTTAAG GCCTGGGCTGTGTTTAAAGGCAAGTTTAAGGAGGGGGACAAAGCTGAGCCTGCAACATGGAAGACCAGACTCCGCTGTGCCCTGAATAAAAGCCCAGACTTTGAGGAGGTGACAGAAAGGTCACAGCTGGACATCTCTGAACCCTATAAAGTCTACCGCATCGTACCCGAGGAAGAGCAGAAGC aTGGTAAAAGCTCAGTGATGGCCATAGCAGCCACCACCAGCTCCGGTGATGTCACTGACATGGACTACAGCCCTGCAGAACTAGATGAGCTGATCAAAGAG GAGGAAGGCTGCAGTATCCAGGCCAGTCCAGAGTACTGGTCACAGGGCAGCGTCAATG CTTTCCCACTGCATCAGGACCCTCTGCCATCAGGCACTCTCAGCTCAG CTTTCTCCCAAATGATGATCAGTTTCTACTACGGAGGGAAGCTGATGCACAACACAGTGGTTAATCATTCTGAAGGCTGCCGAATCTCCCCGCAACAGCACCTGGGTCGTGGTGCCCTGTACAGTTCAGACAGCATGCAGAGTGTCCACTTCCCCCCTGCAGAGCTCATCGATTACGAGCGCCAGCGCCACGTCACACGCAAGCTCATGGGCCACCTGGAGAGAGGCGTGCTGGTCCGGGCCAACCAGGAGGGCATCTTCATCAAAAGGCTGTGCCAGAGCCGTGTCTTCTGGATCGGGCTGGGAGAAGTTGGCTCACAATACAACCCCGTGCCTTGCAAACTCGAGAGGGATGCTGTGGTCAAGATTTTTGACACAGGAAGGTTTCTTCATG CTCTACAGCTGTACCAGGAGGGTCAGTTTACTGCTCCTGATCCGACAGTGACTCTGTGTTTTGGAGAGGAGCTTCACGATCTCAACAATGCCAAAGGCAAACTCATTATTGTCCAG ATCAGTGTGGTGCACtgccagcagctgctggaggcaGTGAACATGCGGCGCTCTCAGCCCTACTGCAACAACTCAACCTTGGAGATGTCTGATAATCTGGCCTCTGACCAGATGGCCCGCATCTACCAGGACTTGTGCAGCTACAGCGGCCCCCAGAGGCAAGCCTGCTACAGGGACAACATGCCCATCACTGCCTGA